The following are from one region of the Bacteroidota bacterium genome:
- a CDS encoding PQQ-like beta-propeller repeat protein, which yields GLKKVWEYNELQTKNSKFDTWSAVSVKDGKVVVPGRHDDQDEVFCFDADTGRLFWKKQYAAPGDSLWGGGPRATPYIDGDKVYTFGRMGHLSCWDLKDGKLKWIRNVHDKGGLTPLYGHSSSPLVYKKLVIVQGGGGAQTIAFNKKNGAVVWKSNITGVAGYASPILARLNGRDQILVFNGAGGEGRDGNTPGRIAGLDPRTGKKIWESPWWCKLDIFATTPAVDGDTVFITSGYGGGGCKLVRVAGTKATKVWEHWKDKIIASLHSDPIILDGYIYCYSGMSTGKGELQCVELKTGKLMWSAGEQVGCGTMVLVDRHLLCLSNRGDLFLVGPNPKAFKKVTEFRGAIPDTRDYAWTVPVVANGKLYLRFKECLICYDLMK from the coding sequence CGGGCTGAAAAAAGTTTGGGAATACAACGAGCTCCAGACAAAGAACAGCAAGTTCGATACCTGGTCGGCGGTGTCCGTCAAGGACGGCAAGGTTGTCGTTCCCGGCCGGCACGATGACCAGGACGAAGTTTTCTGCTTCGACGCCGATACGGGGAGGCTGTTTTGGAAGAAACAATACGCCGCGCCCGGAGATAGCCTTTGGGGCGGCGGTCCCCGCGCCACGCCTTACATAGACGGTGACAAGGTTTACACCTTCGGCAGGATGGGCCATCTGTCGTGCTGGGACCTCAAAGATGGAAAACTAAAGTGGATAAGAAATGTCCATGACAAAGGCGGCCTAACGCCTCTTTATGGTCACTCGAGTTCCCCCCTGGTCTATAAGAAGCTGGTCATTGTTCAGGGTGGTGGAGGAGCCCAGACGATTGCGTTCAACAAGAAAAACGGCGCGGTGGTTTGGAAATCAAATATCACCGGAGTCGCGGGTTACGCATCTCCCATCCTCGCCAGGCTGAATGGAAGAGACCAGATTCTTGTCTTTAACGGTGCTGGCGGTGAGGGGCGCGACGGAAACACGCCTGGAAGAATCGCCGGCCTCGATCCCAGGACCGGCAAGAAAATCTGGGAATCACCCTGGTGGTGCAAGCTCGACATCTTCGCCACCACTCCGGCGGTGGACGGCGATACGGTTTTCATCACCTCCGGTTACGGAGGCGGCGGGTGTAAGCTGGTCAGGGTCGCCGGAACGAAAGCTACCAAGGTCTGGGAACATTGGAAAGATAAGATCATCGCCTCGCTTCACTCTGACCCGATCATTCTGGACGGATACATCTACTGCTATTCGGGGATGAGTACCGGCAAAGGCGAGCTCCAGTGCGTCGAGCTCAAGACCGGCAAACTGATGTGGTCAGCGGGAGAACAGGTGGGATGTGGAACAATGGTCCTTGTTGACAGGCACCTGCTCTGCCTGAGCAACCGCGGGGACCTGTTTCTGGTTGGACCCAATCCGAAGGCCTTCAAGAAAGTCACCGAGTTCCGCGGAGCGATCCCCGACACCCGCGATTACGCTTGGACCGTTCCTGTTGTTGCTAACGGCAAGCTTTACCTCCGCTTCAAGGAGTGCCTGATCTGCTACGATCTAATGAAGTAG